The following are encoded together in the Candida orthopsilosis Co 90-125, chromosome 5 draft sequence genome:
- a CDS encoding hypothetical protein (two adjacent ORFs in C. orthopsilosis correspond one gene in C. parapsilosis), translating to MGISSIVSQYSEFYETTESYSVERATNTLPVLPSLSKAITSSSSSSETVSTSFIFSSTEKSASNTKELLLGAGHTLGSPTSINDYVTTARVSYLQTGLGSPSFNQGSSISVPSTVTSMSVGESSFYLVGVGETSLSIQVSGSSLTTIGESTLSSIVKPLTTTLISKATENAAKPEIPAANSISVFGSVSTASIQPSASKKQNLHETVESSNVAIEILYSNSSQNGINMSETVSTTKLSTGFHSQSPSLVEGNSSNEVSYSLAPHSSTDYEEVRVSEAGYVSTQGEATEGETASTTDRTCTKTSVDEVMSPSPDKFQPMIKSSQPSESSSAKLQPPEDELVSDDIKNPLSSPLPLVGTEIITAFLFSSSSITPYSTRSPTLVGFEYINESNHLVPSFIALLLLFV from the coding sequence ATGGGCATTTCCTCAATTGTTTCCCAATATTCGGAATTTTACGAAACAACTGAACTGTACTCTGTCGAAAGGGCTACCAACACTTTGCCGGTGCTTCCCTCGCTCTCTAAAGCTATCACTTCCTCGAGCTCATCATCAGAAACGGTTTCAACAAGCTTcatattttcatcaactgagAAATCTGCTTCAAATACGAAAGAGTTGTTACTTGGAGCAGGTCATACTTTGGGAAGCCCGACATCTATCAATGATTACGTGACAACCGCTCGTGTTTCATATTTGCAAACTGGTTTAGGATCACCCTCATTCAACCAAGGATCATCTATTTCGGTGCCATCTACAGTAACCTCAATGAGTGTTGGAGAGTCATCTTTCTATCTTGTAGGAGTTGGTGAAACGAGCTTAAGTATCCAGGTTTCGGGCTCCTCTTTGACGACAATTGGTGAGAGTACTTTGAGTTCCATTGTGAAACCATTGACTACGACGTTAATTAGTAAAGCGACAGAAAATGCAGCAAAACCAGAAATACCAGCTGCAAACTCCATTTCAGTTTTTGGTTCTGTGAGCACGGCATCTATTCAACCTTCAGCATCTAAAAAGCAAAATTTGCATGAAACTGTCGAAAGCTCCAATGtagcaattgaaattttataTTCAAACAGCTCTCAAAATGGAATAAATATGCTGGAAACTGTCTCAACGACGAAATTATCGACAGGTTTCCATCTGCAAAGTCCGCTGTTGGTTGAGGGTAATTCAAGTAACGAAGTATCTTATAGTTTGGCACCTCATTCGAGTACGGATTATGAAGAGGTACGTGTGAGTGAAGCTGGTTATGTATCTACTCAAGGTGAAGCAACTGAAGGTGAAACAGCTTCGACTACTGATCGCACATGTACAAAAACctcagttgatgaagtaaTGAGTCCATCACCTGATAAATTTCAGCCGATGATTAAATCAAGTCAACCCAGTGAGTCTTCTAGCGCCAAACTTCAACCACCCGAAGACGAACTTGTCTCAGATGATATTAAAAACCCCTTGTCATCGCCATTACCACTTGTTGGTACTGAAATCATCACCGCTTTCCTATTTAGTTCAAGTTCAATAACACCGTATTCTACTCGTCTGCCAACATTGGTAGGTTTTGAGTATATTAATGAGTCTAATCATTTAGTCCCCAGTTTTATTGCACTACtacttttgtttgtttaa
- a CDS encoding Nhp6a non-histone chromatin component, whose product MSAPGEKRKVSRKKKDPDAPKRSLSAYMFFANENRDIVRAENPGISFGQVGKALGDKWKALSAEDKVPYENKAEADKKRYEKEKAEYAKKNSN is encoded by the coding sequence ATGTCAGCTCCAGgtgaaaagagaaaagtttctagaaagaagaaggatcCAGATGCTCCAAAGAGATCCTTGTCTGCTTATATGTTTTTTGCTAATGAGAACAGAGATATTGTTAGAGCTGAAAACCCGGGTATTTCATTTGGACAAGTTGGTAAAGCTCTTGGTGATAAATGGAAGGCTTTAAGCGCTGAAGATAAAGTTCCATATGAAAACAAAGCTGAAGCTGATAAAAAGAGATAcgagaaagaaaaagccGAGtatgcaaaaaaaaactccaattag
- a CDS encoding Pct1 choline-phosphate cytidylyl transferase (antigenic during human oral infection), translated as MVRLTRKRAIENELNGSPLTKTLSMESISSLFKRKRKRGEDDTDTTKSTSDSENATEIEDENEEEDEGKESNQALHHKKRRIKTKEEEEFEAREKELDEQLPPELRKYRPRGYGFNIPPKGRPIRVYADGVFDLFHLGHMKQLEQAKKAFDNVELVCGVPSDVETHKRKGLTVLTDKQRCETLKQCKWVDEVIPNAPWCVTPEFLQEHKIDYVAHDDLPYASADSDDIYKPIKAEGKFLTTQRTEGISTSDIITKIIRDYDKYLMRNFARGATREDLNVSWLKKNELEFKKHINDFRTYWMRNKTNINNVSRDLYFEIREFMRGRKFNVKQYLETHQNGARQRRLKNGSDSKSLTTTDDEGESPSKGSPLSEFASKYIGNANKELNKTGKALFSWIQGENDEDVAFDEDADEVDEEEIKPIVVKPVRRARRRSSSAGSSASVTSTPMKLKSSSVKASSATPKATVTPKAASATPKSEVNSKSKSSGTPKTASETPKKRATKAKASTK; from the coding sequence ATGGTAAGATTGACTAGAAAAAGAGCTATTGAGAATGAGTTGAATGGTTCTCCATTAACAAAAACCCTTTCAATGGAATCTATATCATCATTGTTCAAAcggaaaagaaagagaggCGAAGACGATACTGACACAACTAAATCTACATCGGATAGTGAAAATGCTACAGAGAtagaagatgaaaatgaagaagaagacgagGGGAAGGAACTGAACCAAGCTCTTCATCATAAAAAGAGAAGgatcaaaacaaaagaagaagaggaattTGAAGCACGTGAAAAGGAATTAGACGAACAACTTCCCCCTGAACTTAGGAAATATAGACCAAGAGGTTACGGTTTCAATATACCCCCAAAGGGTAGACCAATTAGGGTTTATGCTGACGGTGTATTTGATCTTTTCCATTTGGGTCAtatgaaacaattggaacaagCTAAAAAGGcatttgataatgttgaattggtttGTGGAGTTCCGTCCGATGTTGAAACTCATAAACGCAAGGGCCTTACTGTATTAACAGATAAACAAAGATGTGaaactttgaaacaatgTAAATGGGTTGATGAAGTGATTCCAAATGCTCCATGGTGTGTGACTCCTGAATTTTTACAAGAGCACAAGATTGATTATGTTGCTCACGATGATCTACCATATGCTAGTGCTGATAGTGATGATATCTATAAACCCATAAAGGCAGAAGGTAAGTTTTTGACTACGCAAAGGACTGAAGGTATTTCTACATCAGATATCATAACGAAAATTATTCGTGATTATGACAAATatttgatgagaaattTTGCTAGAGGTGCCACTAGAGAAGATTTAAACGTTAGTTGGCTTAAAAAGAATGAACTTGAATTTAAGAAACACATTAATGATTTTAGAACTTATTGGATGAGAAACAAGacaaatatcaacaatgtcagTAGagatttgtattttgaaatcagagAATTTATGCGTGGTCGTAAATTCAATGTGAAACAATACTTGGAAACTCATCAAAATGGAGCAAGACAAAGAAGACTTAAAAATGGATCTGATAGTAAGAGTTTGACTActactgatgatgaaggtgaaTCGCCAAGCAAGGGAAGTCCATTGTCTGAATTTGCCTCAAAATACATTGGAAATGCCAATAAGGAGTTGAACAAAACTGGGAAAGCACTATTTTCATGGATACAAGgagaaaatgatgaagatgtcgcttttgatgaagatgctgatgaagttgatgaagaagaaattaaacCAATTGTAGTCAAGCCAGTGAGAAGAGCTAGACGCAGAAGCAGTAGTGCCGGTAGCTCTGCTAGCGTGACTAGTACTCCCATGAAATTAAAATCAAGTTCCGTAAAGGCTTCACTGGCAACACCAAAGGCAACCGTAACACCAAAAGCAGCTTCAGCAACACCAAAGTCGGAAGTGAactcaaaatcaaaatctcTGGGTACACCAAAAACTGCCCTGGAAACCCCAAAAAAGAGAGCTACAAAAGCTAAAGCATCTACTAAATAA
- a CDS encoding Hul5 protein (S. cerevisiae homolog HUL5 has ubiquitin-ubiquitin ligase activity, has role in ER-associated protein catabolic process, protein polyubiquitination and localizes to cytoplasm, nucleus, proteasome complex), with product MFNFTGETKRRNVNLGDKKRTGFGGFGTNAFLEQSRKEREQREQQRLREKSATALQHAVRSYLKSKEEIEKLRHDWLDTDFKDVNLWHYISQFATLVRWFTSKGEIEQGKLIEVVSKLLNDVEETHLEPSNENQAALFYLGQFLSSRLSQKKIRSLLKWQMFHIIKALYEKFHFSSTYLLSQLGFFIQSERQESEHREKATTALDLAYRIAHSLLKNNRASSFASSLLSILALDVYTRPNENYLEVLHDFTNKKQSEIDDYLKENESAKDKLLYMMVNFLTIHGDGAYTIQDLHLIHSLLKYNQALVLDNYPDERESQQMKDKGMSAIVLPPSKMKTLEKMYTADFLQNLLNLGGINPQVSSDTLAKLIALNPSWKQLVLNQICVDPSNILTICSQFLKRAEELQPTSENFENALLSGDFFNSLVLFEEVYSYWLIVSNDTESFQQTGIYGELLVGLCNFLKLLCTCFAKKSDLGNKYLRQKTFTLVDQLYLKNLRLKFLPPDFWLATQCSYNFDKLLSYVIQDYMEDSIDDDDDNKEREAFLQSMPNTYREMLTLLKHVPYFIPFNDRVKIFQQLIEVDSQNSSPYWGFMEPRVKAEIRRQNLLQDAFEAFSKMGNSFKNRIQVEFFNEYGPEAGIDGGGITKEFLTSVVKEGFDPVQGLFKETGDNQIYPNEEICLKMKLGQDVYDARGKLEYIQFMGMCVGKCLYENVLIDVSFAPFFINKWCMDGFKNTVNDLSYFDGELFTNLIKLTHMSNEELQHLDLVFAINEKVDGETYNFELIPNGKSIEVNKLNVQYYLHKFADFKLNQLLLPQTKAFLSGLFSIIPRKWFMMFDYYELQMLISGGKKDVDVNDWQNNVEYGGYLPHDISIRYFWEIVNEMSPQEKSKLIKFVTSVSRAPLLGFGVLNPKFGIRNSGRDVTRLPTASTCVNLLKLPDYQNKQIMKEKLLYAINTESGFDLS from the coding sequence ATGTTTAATTTCACAGGGGAAACAAAAAGACGGAATGTCAACTTGGGTGACAAGAAACGAACCGGGTTTGGTGGATTCGGCACCAATGCATTTTTAGAGCAATCACGGAAAGAACGAGAACAACGAGAACAACAACGACTCCGGGAGAAATCTGCAACTGCCTTGCAACATGCAGTTAGACTGTATCTAAAATCAAAGGAAGAGATTGAGAAACTACGCCATGATTGGCTCGATACCGATTTCAAAGATGTAAATCTTTGGCATTACATATCTCAGTTTGCCACATTAGTACGATGGTTTACACTGAAGGGAGAGATTGAACAGGGAAAATTGATCGAAGTGGTATCCAAATTACTAAATGATGTGGAAGAAACACATTTGGAACCCCTGAACGAAAACCAAGCAGCATTGTTTTATCTTGGACAATTCCTATCTAGTCGCCTTtcacaaaaaaaaataaggAGCTTGCTTAAATGGCAAATGTTTCATATTATTAAAGCATtgtatgaaaaatttcatttttcatcCACCTATTTGTTGTCACAACTTGGTTTTTTCATTCAGTCGGAGCGGCAAGAACTGGAGCACCGAGAGAAAGCCACTACGGCTCTAGATCTTGCCTACAGAATAGCCCATTCACTACTCAAAAATAATAGGGCTTCATCTTTTGCATCTTCCCTTCTTCTGATCCTTGCATTGGATGTTTACACCCGACCAAATGAGAATTACTTGGAAGTATTGCACGATTTCACCAACAAGAAACAGAGcgaaattgatgattatttaaaagaaaatgaatcaGCTAAGGATAAACTTTTGTACATGATGGTCAATTTTCTAACCATTCACGGAGATGGTGCATACACAATTCAAGATTTGCACTTGATCCATAGCTTGTTGAAGTATAACCAAGCCTTGGTGTTGGATAACTATCCTGATGAACGCGAATCACAACAAATGAAAGATAAAGGAATGAGCGCAATTGTGTTACCACCttccaaaatgaaaacattgGAGAAGATGTACACTGCtgattttcttcaaaatttgctTAATCTAGGAGGGATAAATCCCCAAGTCTCGTCTGATACGCTCGCGAAACTAATTGCTTTGAATCCATCGTGGAAACAACTTGTCCTAAACCAAATTTGTGTTGATCCATCGAACATATTGACTATATGTTCTCAATTTCTCAAACGTGCTGAAGAACTCCAACCAACATCGGAgaactttgaaaatgcaCTTCTTTCGGGTGATTTTTTTAATAGTTTGGTCCTCTTTGAAGAAGTATATTCCTATTGGCTTATCGTATCCAATGATACTgaatcttttcaacaaactgGGATATACGGAGAGTTGTTGGTGGGgctttgtaattttttgaaactatTGTGCACTTGTTTTGCTAAAAAGTCTGACTTGGGTAACAAATACCTCCGTCAAAAAACCTTCACTTtagttgatcaattgtatttgaagaatttacGATTGAAATTTCTACCACCTGATTTTTGGCTAGCCACACAATGCAGCTATAATTTTGATAAGTTGCTTAGTTATGTCATTCAAGATTATATGGAAGATCTGattgacgatgatgacgacAATAAAGAAAGGGAAGcatttttgcaaagtaTGCCCAATACTTATCGAGAGATGCTCACATTACTAAAACATGTGCCCTACTTTATCCCATTCAATGATCGAGTTaagatttttcaacaattgattgaagttgataGTCAAAATAGCTCACCATATTGGGGGTTTATGGAGCCCAGAGTTAAAGCAGAAATTAGGCGACAGAATTTACTTCAAGATGCGTTTGAAGCGTTTAGTAAAATGGGTAATCTGTTTAAGAATAGAATTCAAGTGGAATTCTTTAATGAGTATGGACCAGAAGCAGGGATTGACGGAGGCGGTATAACCAAAGAATTCTTAACTAGTGTTGTAAAAGAGGGATTCGATCCTGTTCAGGGGCTTTTTAAAGAGACTGGCGATAATCAAATATATCctaatgaagaaatttgtCTCAAGATGAAATTAGGTCAAGATGTTTATGATGCAAGAGGTAAATTAgaatatattcaatttatgGGAATGTGTGTTGGAAAATGTTTGTATGAAAATGTCTTGATCGATGTATCGTTTGCGccatttttcatcaacaaatggtGTATGGATGGGTTTAAAAACACTGTTAATGATTTGAGTTATTTCGATGGAGAATTGTTCAcaaacttgatcaaattaaCCCATATGTCCAATGAGGAGTTACAACACTTAGATTTGGTATTTGCGATtaatgaaaaagttgatggtgaaacatataattttgaattgatacCCAATGGGAAATCCATCGAGGTCAATAAATTAAATGTTCAGTATTACCTTCATAAATTtgctgatttcaaattgaatcaattgttaTTACCACAAACTAAAGCTTTCTTATCAGGActattttcaatcattCCACGTAAATGGTTTATGATGTTTGATTATTATGAATTACAAATGTTGATCTCAGGAGGTAAAAAGGACGTTGATGTCAATGATTGGCaaaacaatgttgaatatgGGGGATATTTACCTCATGATATAAGTATTCGATATTTTTGGGAAATTGTTAATGAAATGTCACCACAAGAAAAGTcgaaattgatcaaattcGTTACATCAGTGAGTCGAGCTCCATTACTTGGATTTGGGGTATTGAATCCTAAATTCGGAATACGAAATTCAGGTAGAGATGTGACGAGATTACCTACAGCTTCAACTTGTGTTAATTTGTTAAAGTTACCCgattatcaaaataaacaaattatGAAGGAAAAGTTGCTTTATGCTATAAACACAGAATCTGGATTCGATTTGTCATAA
- a CDS encoding Mmm1 protein (S. cerevisiae homolog MMM1 has role phospholipid transport, mitochondrial genome maintenance, protein into mitochondrial outer membrane and localizes to integral to endoplasmic reticulum membrane, ERMES complex), whose protein sequence is MSHKVTVSSQTIKMSNGHSMVELPTSQLQTSKEDTQIQLLQQLQEQLKAQQELLNHQHEAYILEQTKQQQHQQVQPDNFHTLPPHQQNTHWSFTQGLIIGQLSVVFIVIVFIKFFVFADSSTTPSQTIIRDASGVIVKRDKKQSNNKRSSYLNPEEADASAEDERLLSNRAKVSAILEKTYYDVHNHAPESLDWFNVLIAQTISHFRTEALLADNIYHSLNDFLDQTELPDFMDKINLTEIDIGDDFPIFSNCRIKQSNEDTGRLEAKIDVDLSDTLTLGIETKLLLNHPRPLTAILPVALTVSLVRFSGCLTVSLINTNDQEFVDSKNINNISSAETNSPPTRNGTQTQSNGTRNDNGNGTALMFSFSPDYRLEFVVKSLIGSRAKLQDVPKISTLVENRLRTWFIERCVEPRFQVVRLPSMWPRTKNTREPVKVKEGDEI, encoded by the coding sequence ATGTCCCATAAAGTAACTGTTTCTTCCCAAACAATCAAGATGTCAAATGGCCATTCAATGGTAGAACTACCGACGTCCCAATTACAAACATCGAAAGAGGATACTCAAATACAACttttacaacaattacaaGAACAATTAAAAGCACAACAAGAGCttttaaatcatcaacatgAAGCTTATATCTTGGAACAAACcaaacagcaacaacatcaacaagtaCAACCAGACAATTTTCATACGCTCCCACcccatcaacaaaacacTCACTGGAGCTTCACACAAGGGCTAATAATTGGTCAATTGAGTGTCGTATTCATTGTTATTGTATTTATCAAgttttttgtatttgcaGATTCATCAACCACACCTTCACAGACAATTATACGTGATGCATCTGGAGTCATAGTTAAACGAGATAAAAAGCAGTCCAATAACAAACGAAGCTCTTACTTGAATCCAGAAGAAGCTGACGCTTCAGCTGAGGATGAACGATTATTGAGCAATCGAGCTAAAGTATCAGCCATCTTGGAAAAGACATATTACGACGTTCATAATCATGCACCAGAATCACTCGATTGGTTTAATGTCCTTATAGCTCAAACCATATCTCATTTCAGAACAGAGGCTCTTTTAGCTGATAATATATACCATTCGTTAaatgattttcttgatcaaaCTGAATTACCTGATTTTATGGACAAGATCAACTTaactgaaattgatattggtgatgatttccccattttttcaaattgtcgTATTAAACAAAGTAATGAAGATACAGGAAGACTAGAAGCCaagattgatgttgatttgtCGGATACGTTGACTTTGGGAATTGAAACGAAGCTATTATTAAATCATCCACGTCCATTGACGGCAATTTTACCGGTAGCGTTGACGGTGTCATTGGTTAGGTTTTCTGGATGTTTGACTGTATCGTTGATTAATACTAACGAtcaagaatttgttgatctgaaaaacatcaacaacattagTAGTGCTGAGACAAACTCTCCACCTACAAGAAATGGCACCCAAACACAAAGTAACGGCACCAGGAATGACAACGGCAATGGAACAGCCTTaatgttttcattttctccTGATTATCGGTTAGAATTTGTCGTTAAATCCTTGATTGGATCAAGAGCCAAATTACAAGATGTGCCCAAAATCTCAAcccttgttgaaaatagaTTACGTACATGGTTTATTGAACGATGTGTTGAACCTAGATTTCAAGTTGTTCGATTACCTTCAATGTGGCCAAGAACTAAAAATACAAGAGAGCCAGTTAAAGTCAAAGAAGGTGATGAAATCTAG
- a CDS encoding Ych1 protein (S. cerevisiae homolog YCH1 has phosphatase activity, thiosulfate sulfurtransferase activity, has role in dephosphorylation and localizes to cytoplasm, nucleus), with amino-acid sequence MSRIHSISDLKFIKPPTLYSWLTKNASPHGSLAIIDVRESDYVGGHIKGSWHYPAGDFYTSLPEIYNKIYANKIHDVVFHCMLSQARGPSSTLKFLRSIDDIVDSKVKSYLENEVHVYVLKGGFSRWQGEYGKDSNVTEDYNIELWEMGL; translated from the coding sequence ATGTCACGTATACATTCAATCTcagatttgaaattcatcaaaccACCAACGCTATACTCCTGGCTAACTAAAAATGCTTCACCTCATGGCTCTTTAGCAATAATTGACGTTCGAGAATCTGATTATGTTGGTGGGCACATCAAGGGCAGTTGGCACTATCCAGCTGGTGATTTCTATACATCATTACCAGAAATTTATAACAAGATATACGCCAATAAGATACatgatgttgtttttcattgtATGTTGTCACAAGCTCGAGGTCCTTCATCGACATTGAAATTCTTAcgatcaattgatgatattgtcgattcaaaagtaaaactgtatttggaaaatgaagttCATGTATATGTGTTGAAAGGTGGGTTTAGTCGATGGCAAGGTGAATATGGTAAGGATTCAAATGTAACTGAGGATTATAATATCGAATTATGGGAGATGGGATTATAG
- a CDS encoding Pam18 protein (S. cerevisiae homolog PAM18 has activator activity, has role in protein import into mitochondrial matrix and localizes to presequence translocase-associated import motor) — protein MAPLQAPILPIPGETDQQQAQQQYQQQQQPYYTGQLQKKQAAEGSVEWYFDRGVNWMGDHPWITGFGALTAAYFAAGLVKSNKPGINGKAFHRGGFGSKMTPKEALLILNLKETNLSKLKLKEQHRRLMMANHPDKGGSSYLATKVNEAKECLEKRGGMKAK, from the coding sequence ATGGCACCTTTACAAGCACCTATACTTCCTATACCAGGTGAGActgatcaacaacaagcacaacaacaataccaacaacaacaacaaccataCTACACAGGtcaacttcaaaagaaacaagCTGCAGAGGGGTCAGTTGAATGGTACTTTGACCGAGGTGTCAACTGGATGGGTGATCATCCTTGGATAACAGGATTTGGTGCATTAACAGCTGCTTATTTTGCCGCTGGATTAGTTAAATCCAATAAACCCGGTATTAATGGTAAAGCATTTCATCGAGGTGGATTCGGTTCTAAAATGACCCCCAAAGAAGCATTattaattttgaatttaaaagaaacaaatttgagcaaattgaaattaaaagaaCAACACAGAAGATTAATGATGGCCAATCATCCCGATAAAGGCGGATCATCTTATTTGGCGACTAAAGTAAATGAAGCTAAAGAATGTTTGGAGAAAAGAGGTGGAATGAAAGCAAAGTAA
- a CDS encoding Pop7 protein (S. cerevisiae homolog POP7 has ribonuclease MRP activity, ribonuclease P activity, has role in intronic snoRNA processing, mRNA cleavage and localizes to ribonuclease MRP complex, nucleolar ribonuclease P complex) — protein MVNRIEGKHIKHSPQTRRLTETQYNSKFLVKSSTPFISAIKQISKQLARFSKSQGTQRKFQNDQYKKVKYITVKGMGKTIEKTLKLAMHFQSLGYKVDILTGSVKVLDEFERKAIVHSDDDGDEGIGREDCETEYRKRMVSSVEARIWLHRE, from the coding sequence ATGGTTAACCGAATAGAAGGTAAACATATCAAACACAGCCCTCAAACTAGACGTTTAACCGAAACCCaatacaattcaaaatttcttgtcaaatcatcaacaccattcATATCTGCCATTAAACAAATCAGTAAACAATTGGCCAGATTCTCAAAACTGCAAGGAACTCAACGTAAATTCCAAAATGATCAATACAAGAAAGTTAAATATATAACTGTTAAAGGGATGGGTAAAACTATTGAAAAGACATTGAAGTTGGCAATGCATTTTCAACTGTTGGGTTATAAAGTAGATATTTTAACCGGAAGTGTAAAAGtattggatgaatttgaaagaaagGCGATTGTTCatagtgatgatgacgGTGATGAAGGAATAGGTCGTGAGGATTGTGAGACTGAGTATAGGAAACGTATGGTAAGTTCAGTAGAGGCAAGGATATGGTTGCATAGAGAATAA
- a CDS encoding Rlp24 ribosomal protein: MRVYQCHFCSSPVYPLHGITFVRNDAKEFRFCRSKCHKAFKQRRNPRKLRWTKAFRKAAGKELVVDSTLTFAARRNVPVRYNRDLVATTLKGMSRIEEIRQKRERAFYKNRMKDNKERDFASDKKLVEENPELLRLREVELRRKAEKQAAKENAMEEEEQEDVEGVEEDEEMVSEDEEMESESESESEAETEKVKQKVLLKNKRKTRR, translated from the coding sequence ATGAGAGTTTATCAATGTCATTTTTGTTCATCACCAGTATATCCACTTCATGGAATAACATTTGTTCGTAATGACGCCAAAGAATTCAGATTCTGTCGTTCTAAATGTCACAAAGCATTCAAGCAACGTCGTAACCCACGTAAATTAAGATGGACTAAAGCGTTTAGAAAAGCTGCTGGTAAGGAATTGGTGGTTGATTCTACTTTAACTTTTGCTGCTAGAAGAAATGTTCCAGTAAGATATAATAGAGATCTTGTGGCCACTACATTGAAAGGTATGAGTAGAATAGAAGAAATCAGAcaaaagagagaaagagcATTCTATAAAAATAGAATGAAGGATaacaaagaaagagatTTTGCTTCTGATaagaaattggttgaagagAATCCAGAATTGTTGAGATTGAGAGAGGTTGAATTGAGAAGAAAAGCTGAGAAACAAGCCGCTAAGGAGAATGCTATGGAAGAggaagaacaagaagatgTGGAAGGTGTggaggaagatgaagaaatggTTAgcgaagatgaagaaatggaaAGTGAAAGTGAAAGCGAAAGCGAAGCAGAAACTGAAAAGGTTAAACAAAAGgtattgttgaagaacaagagaAAGACAAGAAGATGA